The Penaeus chinensis breed Huanghai No. 1 chromosome 6, ASM1920278v2, whole genome shotgun sequence genomic interval TTGCACAGATGCCTTTTAATCTTGAGATTAATctcttaaccccttggatccaagTGCTTCACTGTCTGATTGTGGCCCAATATCCATACGCCTTACTTGAGTGACCCACCCACGCACAATCATGTGCAGtctcaagactccttgcctcccctttgcaatgttattatctcattttttGCTTAAGCATTTTTTACtgccatatcatctctctaggtagttcaTAATgtggtgcaataataataacaaaaagtaaaattttgttatttttgtcattcttaatttttttcttaatatttgtctgtaatacaacctgtgttGTCAGTCACGGTAGGCAGAAACAGGATCATGGgtatggaaatagtgtcctccatAGAGCTGTCACTTTTCTAatcatggctcacagatggtacattccacactcctTACAGATAGGAATAATGCAAgtgccccttcctaaatgcccactgagtctaatcaccctccaagagatttgtgcactcatggcaagtcattcccatcaccccagccttcagccaaaattctcatAGGGGCATGTTCCTTTCACCCTGGCCACTTGGCCAAAAAATTTTAAGATGTGATAGTCACATCATCCGGATCCAAAGAGTTAACATTCCAATTGTACAAAATATTTAATCATTCATATTGCAATGAACTTTTTTAAAAAGTGTTCCATAGTATGATCATTTTGTACTTCTCTTCTATTTGATAACCCATTCCAATTATATTTTGTTAATGATAAGATATGAGAGTTTTGTAAAGCTACTGTCAGTATATCTATTTGTTCTAAAACATTTTGACCAAAACTTAAATCTATTACAGAGACATTCCAAACAGAATATATGAAATTGAAAAACATGTAAAACAAGCAAAATTAGTATGACTGAAACTTAAAAGGATTAAAGAGAAAAAACTTACCGAGTGGCAAGTATATGGCTGTTAGGATTAGAGGCCAAAAGAGTCTGTCCACTGACACCATCACCCACAGCTTTCGTAATATCGTGTTGCATATAGACCATTTAAGACGTGGTCGTACCATCCGACGTTCTGAAATGCAAGGAAAAGATATAGTTCGGAGGCTTAAAAATCACAGGATTATATGTCTATGGCATATCCATATCAATAAATATCCATGGATAAAAAGTATATTACATATTTAGTTTCCGATATAAAGGATGTTAAAATACATCCTCCTCGAAGTTATTAATAAATCATGCAATATTTACATTTCAATTGAAACAGAACTTAAAAGATACATCAGCTTACCAAGAACTAAATGATGTATGTATCGAAGTATACAAAGAGGaatcacacatatgcacaccatGATACCAAACAGGAATTGGAACTGTAAACATAGGAAAAAGTAAATTATGAAACGACAATATCCTTATACAgacctcattcttttttttttttttttgctctgtaaGTAAATTAACAGAATAATTCAAAATACAGAACTGACTATCAAATGAAAGCAGTAAATCAAAAAGATGTCAGATGCACCTAACAGTAAATCTAGCACAAGTAAAAACGTAAGACTAGAACAATTATCTACTTTATCTTATAGCATCAACATATACAGCATAAAATCTTAACTATACTATAGAGCAAGCAAAGgtaacaaattaaaacaaacctATTGCAAAGCTAATTAATCTATCTCTTTAAATTTCATTCCAAACAGCTTTAAAAGAAGACATTATCTTTGAAGCAAAACTTACAAACATTGAGACATTTGACATCAAGAGAGCTCTGGGCCAAAAACGAAATGATGGTCGAGATTCATCAAGGGAAAATGGCTGGGTAACTGTTCTTTCTCGTCCATCTCTGTCTCTAACATGAACCTGAAATGAAGTTGTATTGTTAAATGAAGTGGATATTACTTACatatgaaaaacaataaaatgtaacTCACTGCTGTAAAGCGATATGCATTTCATAATGCTTAACCCATATCTGCCAGGCCATGCctatagccatcataacaaaccaaCTCATCACAGTATAGGCATCGCGAAGCGCTAGAGCAAGTCAAATGGAaagttccactacatgtagcgGACTCCTGGGCCAAACACCAGGatggttgccagaaatcactggaGTCAGTGACACAGAGATTTCTGATACTGTCATTGACGGGTTAAAGAAAAAGATTGTGTCTTAACAAAATACACTTCAAAATCACCTTTGTCTTGTAATAATACAATTTTACACTGCTCCACTTAAAGATCATTTTGTTTGAAAtgactttaacccaatgccaacgggtatgacatgtatgtacatgctatgcccactgtgagttacttgtttgattgtttttacacatagatgtcaccaatgagccagttacgagtactgcctgtctcgcccgtttacccttttctttgatttacgaaaatattttacgttatcttatgttgctgttactgatgtttataacattatagtaattataataacactatcaatattcatagcacgtaaaaaatacgtttttcctgccaattcaaatcaggtaaggttacaaggtctataaattgactcctttgtggctaagcactagcagagccatatatgtgccgagacatttcacaaaaaatatagaaaatgagcacagtattttccccattttttattaattttccccggcagcattgaaCTAAACAATAGACTGAGAGACTGGTTTCAAGATCCCCCTCCAAATGATAGAGTTTCATATACTTGtagattattaattataatacctATTGCAATGTAAgtattatctaaatatatgctTTAGTGCATCGTTTAGGAAATAATGACAAGATAAAAGGTCTTTACATGTTCAGTACAGATGTTACTTTTGTAATCCTAATTACATAGTAAATGTCAGCAACAATATAATAGCTGCCTATTTTATTCATACTTACTGATCTTACACTTCAGGGAGCACCATACCACTTTTCAAAAGATCTATGAAACAAAACAGCATTTACACATATTGCAACTTTACTATCTTGGACTACcagtatttttcatatatttatctttagatGGTTGAACCCACAGAGGGTAAGTTGCTCTGGTCTCGTGTATAGTTCTGTGAAAGATACTCCAGTGAATCTCTAATACTTGTCTTTTCTAACTTTCCTACTTTTAGCATTACCTTTTGGATACCCATTAGCTTCACTTTGCTAAGCCAGCATTTCCCAAACCTGTCACAGCCCTTACACAGCAGTTTAGCCAAAGTATCAGCCTAAAAGGATTGTTGGTGCATAAAATTTTCTGAGGAAAATTTTCCAATCCTACTTTCTCCTTCTGACATGTTTGACCAGCAATATCACGAGATCCTTTTACTGAGGATGTCATAGTtgaaatatttatgcaaatactTCATATGAGGATGCAATAAATGTCTCCTTACCCCCTTAACTAAAATTGGTTATAACTTTTTATATGTTCTAGGATGACATGTATGTCATACATAGAAGGCTCCATAAATATTCAGTCCCCAGGGAGTCCATTATTAAAACTACTTATCTCATTAACCCTTTTTCTTTctggaatatttttttattgctattatcacccaaataatattacaataatcataatgttaataatgatattaacagtatgaTTATCAGTAAcactaaattatttttttaaattccaaattcaaggaatggggaagtcTAAGGAGGTCATCTAGGGCCTACTAACTAACACCATGGTGGCTATGCCCTGTGTCCAACATAATTCAAccaaaaactacagtggacagtatatatactcataaccaATGGCAAGCAAAAAACAAATTAACATGGTTACAACAATATCAATCAAACTTCTTACCACAAGTGAATGAATTCCATCTGCATATCTCTCAGCATTCCATTTAGTTACATACAATGGTCCTTCTACATGGGAAAGTACAAGCCATGACTGGGACTCATCCAGTCTAACTCTAGCCTCTACAATGGGAGCTGGTGACCAAATCAGCACCCTGTTGAACCAAAACAAATACATGTTAAAataatccataataataatggacAACACATGCCAgcaaatgcagaaaaaaagtaCTAAAAAGATGCAGCTTTACATTATTTCCCCcttctaataaaagtaatactttaTTAGCCATCTGTCACAAAGGAAATATAGTggtcactttcattttctttcaagaaatgtctttatatatagatggctccacgagtgcttagccaccaaggcaTTAATTAGTAAACTATATGACCTCATCtgattttatctttcctttagtttttgggaaaaattatttttcaaataatTCTATCAACAtagatgctgttatttttattgtagaccTTAAAATACTAAaagtcattaatattaataatagaaatataagtaAGAAGAGAATATTGccagaaatataagaaaagggtaaacacaaGATAAATGAGTCTTTCATGATTTAgcccttgtggagccatctatatgacTTGTAAAGTCATTTGACTTTGTGAGCCACTATgtataaagacaattaataaattaaacttaaAGTGAGCATGGCAAGTCCGTACATGTCATCTCTAAAGAAATTGGGTTAAGGAAGAatacttttatgtttatatatctatatgtttcacacgcatgcacgtgcgtgtgagtgtgtatgtatgagctaAACAACCTTGGCAACATATGACATTGCTTTCAGTCAATCATCAAAATTCATTTAGAGTATTATAATAGTATTACCAAATATAAGCTgttgaaaacaaacacaaacagaggaCTTCTTCTGGTTATTCTCTCAAAACTGTATTTTCATAGCAATGGGAAACCATGCAATATAGTTAACAGTGACAATATGCATCTTGTCTAAATGATACTATTGTCAGTTTGACCTTCTTACCTAGCTTTAACCCACTCACTCCATAGTAACACCCTTGCACGTCATGGCTAACCTTACCTTATGCTAGGATGACATCCCATTATGTTATGTACAGATAAGCCTGCTCAAAGTTGTGTGTGCTAAGCAGGTGTGTGCTGTTTGCCCCTCAAGAGAAAGACCCCGAAAATTAGGCTTAACACCTCTTTTTAAGCTAATTACCTAAAGAACGGTTTATGCTGCGACCATGAGCATAAGGAGCAGGGAAAATTATGCTTTCTATTCTTCTAATTTTTCCATCAAGCAGATGACTGCTTGACCCCTGACACGTGGTACAGAATGGCGCCTGAACTTCCCATCGTGAGTGGGTTAATGATCCAGTTACATTTGTTTGAAATTTAAAGGGATACTTTGTGTtagttgaaaaaagagaaagaagaagaaggaaaagatactgataattatcaaaacatgattgataaaaataaaaggcaccacacacacacacacacacacacacacacacacacacacacacacacacacacacacacacacacacacacacacacacacacacatacacacacacacatacacacacacacatacacacacacatcatacatacacacacaccatacacacatacataccacacacacacacacacacacacacacacacacacacacacacacacacacacacacacacacacacacacacacacacacacacacacatacacacacacacatacacacacacaccatacatacacacacaccatacacacatacataccacacacacacacacacacacacacacacacacacacacacacacacacacacacacacacacacacacacacacacacacacacacacacacaaggaggggGATCCAAAGGacaaggggtgggaaagggaggtgagaagagagaaagaaggggtgggaagagaagggacAGTAAACCCAAGAGAAaggtaagaagaaaggagaagagggatgtGAGAtgcaagaagaaagaagggaaaagaggcaggaagaaagaaggaaaaagggaaagcgaaggggatggcaaaggggagagggaggaagaaagggatgtcaatggagagaggaaaaaaaaaggggaagcagaaagggaagaggaagtggaaaaggaaaaggaagtggaggagaaatagataaaagaaaatgcagaaggaagacagatagagaaacagagaaagaggataaaagatGTATACAATTtccatatataaaaaagtatgagCTATCATTACAAATTTGTCAAAGATgtattatataaaagtatactcAAAAGACGTAAATAATGCAAGGGAATACCCAGTAAAAAAAATCTGCATCATAATATGGAGAATGCAAAATATCTATAAGAAATCAATAGAAATAGGTCTTGACTGCTGCACTTTTCAGAAACATCTAAAATCATTTATAAAAATCTAAATAACCCATATTATTACACCTATTtcctgatgaaaaaaaatatttcaaacatTTTACATAATATATCTGCACGGATAAATCCAACTGACCTGATATGCGATGATTCCCTTAAGAGGTGCAGTGGTTCATGGAGGGGCATGGCAAATAAAGCGTGCTTGGGGTTGGTGACAAGGATAATGGGCCATGTGCCATGCGTCACATCCGTAAAAGAAAACAGGCCATGGTCTATTGCTGCTACTCGAAAACTGAAAACAAGTTGCACataaatctttcttttctctcttctttgctttttttctctgcaCTTTCCTCTATCAATATTATGTGAGATAATTTACATTAAATAAAGAAAACTCTGCcaactttttcttttgttagcCACAATACCCAACAATCTATAATTCACATATTTCTTTATGCTTTTTGATATGCCATACACtcacatgtctttttttttccttcccttttcttattcctttattgGCCCTGAGATGTGGTCAATAAGATTCACTTGATTTTAATTGTAATACCAGCATAAAAGAAATTAATTCTTTATACAGATATCCTGTTTCTACTTTGCAACTTAAAACTGATGCATATATAagctgcatgtatatacatagccttttttatttcattttcatgcaACTCACACATAATAATAGAATATCTTCTAATCATTTAACTCTCAGTAACATAATATTcttaccagataaaaaaaaaaaaatgctagataATAAATCTAGATTAcccaaccttctccctctcccattccctttctctgtgagtactgtgtgtgtacactgctgtagtgtgtgtgtgtgtgtgtgtgtgtgtgtgtgtgtgtgtgtgtgtgtgtgtgtgtgtgtgtgtgtgtgtgtgtgtgtgtggtgtgtggtgtgtgagtgtgtgtgagtgtgtgagtgtgagtgtgtgtgagtgtgtgtgagtgtgtgtgagtgtgagagtgtgagtgtgagtgtgagtgtgtgagtgtgagtgtgtgagtgtgagtgtgagtgtgagtgtgagtgtgtgagtgtgagtgtgagtgtgagtgtgtgagtgtgagtgtgagtgtgtgagtgtgagtgtgagtgtgtgagtgtgagtgtgagtgtgtgtatgtgtgtgagtgtgtgagtgtgtgtgagtgtgtgagtgtgtgtgtgtgagtgtgtgtgtgtgagtgtgtgagtgtgtgagtgtgtgtgtgtgtgtgtgagtgtgtgagtgtgtgagtgtgtgtgtgtgagtgtgtgagtgtgtgagtgtgtgagtgtgtgagtgtgtgagtgtgtgagtgtgtgagtgagtgagtgtgtgtgtgtgagtgtgtgagtgagtgagtgtgtgtgtgtgtgtgtgtgtgtgtgtgtgtgtgtgtgtgtgtgtgtgtgtgtgtgtgtgtgtgtgtgtgtgtgtgagtgtgatatgcgtagtgtgagtgtgtggtatgtgtagtgtgagtgtgtggtttgtgtagtatgagtggtgtgtatgtggtgtgtgtgtatgatgtctgtgtatagtgtgtgggtatggtgtatgtgtatggtgtatgtgtatgatgtgtgtgtatgatgtgtgtgtgtatgatgtgtgtgtatgatgtgtgtgtatgtgtgtgtatgtgtgtgtatggtgtgtgtatggtgtgtgtgtatggtgtgtgtatgtatggtgtgtgtatgtatggtgtgtgtatgtatggtgtgtgtgtatggtgtgtgtgtatggtatgtgtgcctgtgtgcacaTGGGTTTGTGATTTCATGtaggtctgtgtgtatgcatttatatgtatgtgcgttgtTGTGTTGTCATACTTGGTTGCATgctatgttgtgttgtgttgttgtgtggtgtgcaCATGTACCTATttttgtgtctgagtgtgtgtgtctgtgaatacggATGTAGATGCGTGGATacatctctgtgtatgtgtgtgtgtgtgtgtgtgggggggggggggggggggtaaatgtagATGCAGATGCAAGTGATGATGTgagtgaaataataaatatagatgcaATGCCTGTTCAGGGTACAGTTGTGAATGTGCAGGCAATTCTATCCATGAAAGTGCACATTTTTTAACAGTCCACTTTTCTCTGTTACCTAACTTTTCAACTTATATTCTATATGAAAATAAAGTTACCAAGTATGCTTctctggacaaaaaaaaaatgtattaaacatcacaacataattatcaaaaaataataCCAAACTATTATAAGTATGGAATATAAAGTATTCCAATAATATTGTAAGCCTTTATtacagcttattattattattatttttaatctaaaGCTTAAATATTTCTAATATTCTACCACTTCTATGCTGTCATGCATAATAATCAAAGCTTTCTTTCTGAATTACAATGTACAATATGTTCTAAAAGCAGGGCCATAGACATGGAGGGAGAAGAGCTAAAAAAAATGAcgtaataaaaatacacataataataataataaaacatttattcCCTCTCAGTTCCTCtttagtaaaaaagtaaaaaacaagaatTTTGAATATGGGGAAAAAATCcttttcttccctattttcttccaTCACCCCTTAAAAAAATACTGTGTATGGCCCAGTTTAGAACTAATAAAAATTACTCCTCAATAAATCCCATCCTATTTTTGATTAGAATATTCATCAATAAAATCACTATTTAATAATATCTTGAACATAGTCCTTCATGACTAGTCACCACTGCTTTATGCCTCTCTTTATACTTTAAATTGCTTcatgacagacagatgaacaataTCATACTAATTTTGGAAACCAATAAATTAATTAAAGCATTCATATTTCTATAAAAATCTTCTGAAAAGTTCATTAGAACTTTGTAGTTTGCCCTTGCTGTAATCAAAACCAAACCAGTCTAGCCCATTTCTAACATGATTACTTACATTCTTCCATCCTTCCAGTCACCTAATTCTAGTTCTAAAGAACCAGTGTGCTGCCTGGTATACATATTTGGTGCAAGTCCTCCTAGGGTGTGTAGGTGACCACATAAGTATGCCAGCCCTTGGCCCATGACTCGACGAATCCCTGGATCAGGCGAGAGTATACAAGAAGTCGGATAATGACCAAACCACACTGAGTAATTACTCTTGCGGCTGGCAGTTTCAAATTCCTGAAGTAGCTTCATTTCTTTGTTCGTGAGCATACCTAAAAATGTAAACTTTTATTATGATCTCTATCATATAATACTCAACTTCTAATCTAAATAAGCTGTCTTTGTTTCAACTTAATTTTGTCTTCTAGAAGGAACTAGAAATCAAAATAACTTTGATTCCCATAGCATGACATTGCATGATTGACAAATCCATTTTTTAATCAACTAAAGCAAAGTCAAACAACACAGATGAACTTGCCAATAAAATTAAATGGCCTTTTTGGGCCTGGAAGAAGACAAGCATCAACAGCAATGAAGGCCACTGAATCATAtccatatttgtgtatgtacatataagagcGCTGATGATGTTGTCCTTGAATGCTGTAGTTTTGGTAAAAGTTGGCTTCACTAGCTAAGGATGGTACATTAAAGTTgtctgaaataataatataaaaaattagcaaaTTCTTAAAAAATACTATACTGCATTTGttaatacataattataatagcagtagGAAATAGAATAGGAATTGCACTATTTTCAGAAGAAAGTGAAATTGATATACTAACCATGATTTCCTCTGATGTCTAGCCAGACAGTGATATTAAGAATTCCTGAGGTTTGAATAATATCACGATATGTAGCCCACTCTTCTATATACTGTCTTGATCCAAGCATGTCAACAGTTTTGGCATCTGTTAAGTCACCTGCAATTTAAAAATTGATGAAtaaaatacattaaatatatcCCTATTTAAACTACAGAACAAGActactaaataaaaaataaatgcattgaaaacaaatacacatacatacatatcaacacatgTATGGACAAACAAATTGgcaaatatatagacaaaaatatgTTTTCAatctcaataaaaaaacaaatgagtgGATCTATAAACTAAGCCACATACAGCCAAACATATAGAGACAGACTTCTAAACTGAAACCCTAATCAATAGATGAAAAATTCAGATTTTGGAATCCTCATCACAGAGATGATGGATGACATTAATTCATGAATGGACAGGGATGGGCAAGAATTCAGAGTAGTATCAATGAATGCCATGACAATGGTGGCTTTTCTGTGTTCTACATAATACACAGGCATGGTTTTGTGGCTCTGGCTCTGATCCCATTAGTTCTCTAGCTCCAGCCTTCCACAATACATAAAACAGTATAAAAATTAGAGATATCAATAAATACTCAGTACTCATTACTATATGATTTCTTTATCAGACTGGGGTAGTCTGGTGGGGGATGTGTGAAACATCTGTATTAATGT includes:
- the LOC125026571 gene encoding transmembrane protein 62-like codes for the protein MRVGLGTLVWALIVLGGASLVGRVVHVLSVDVEEAVGDHESHTNRHSQSSQLQLKAESDHLMWFMQVSDLHLSVFQDPTRSVHLREFASFTVKTVKPAVVLASGDLTDAKTVDMLGSRQYIEEWATYRDIIQTSGILNITVWLDIRGNHDNFNVPSLASEANFYQNYSIQGQHHQRSYMYIHKYGYDSVAFIAVDACLLPGPKRPFNFIGMLTNKEMKLLQEFETASRKSNYSVWFGHYPTSCILSPDPGIRRVMGQGLAYLCGHLHTLGGLAPNMYTRQHTGSLELELGDWKDGRIFRVAAIDHGLFSFTDVTHGTWPIILVTNPKHALFAMPLHEPLHLLRESSHIRVLIWSPAPIVEARVRLDESQSWLVLSHVEGPLYVTKWNAERYADGIHSLVVHVRDRDGRERTVTQPFSLDESRPSFRFWPRALLMSNVSMFFQFLFGIMVCICVIPLCILRYIHHLVLERRMVRPRLKWSICNTILRKLWVMVSVDRLFWPLILTAIYLPLGPWFVGEVIEDHIGVVFAWGTFVNRSYLPGSLTYAYGFFQMVVFQVPLIMAVSHCIDLRFRSLYISPICSFPQYLWRHICLLIIITSQMISAYFFWLAYGTMALLLGPLRTWSAIVGLVLWYQAATAHKSLLREAAQIWIPRQQNVEAEENDFTKSAGSVDDVTQSSL